CAAGCTATTTATGCAATTTCTGAAGTACTTCAAATTAATCCTAGTGAACTTGAAGAAGTAGCTACTTTTTATAGTCAGATTTTTCGTCAACCTGTAGGTCGTAATATTATTCGTTATTGCGATAGCGTAGTTTGTTTTATAACAGGTTATCAACAATTAAAAATTACTTTAGAGAATTATTTGAATATAAAAATAGGAGAAACTACTCAAGATAAACGATTTACTTTATTACCAGTCTGTTGTTTAGGAAATTGTGATAAAGGTCCAACTATTATGATAAATGAAGATACGCATTCCTTTTTAACTCCAGAATCTATACCGCATTTACTGGAATCATATAAATGAAAAAAATTTTGCGTCTTGAAGAAACTCATCCTTTAACTTGGAGGTTAAGAGATGATAAAAAAACTATTTATATTAAAGAATATTGTGAGAAAAATGGTTATTTAGCTTTAAAAAAAGCATTAAAAAATATGCTTCCAGAAGATATTATTAAAACAATACAAGAATCAGGTTTAAAAGGAAGGGGGGGCGCTGGATTTTTAACCGGTTTAAAATGGAGTTTGGTATCTCAAAGTAAATTTTCTACAGACTGTCGCTATTTAGTATGTAATGCAGATGAAATGGAACCAGGTACATATAAAGATAGACTTTTGATCGAAAATATTCCTCATCAATTAATTGAAGGAATGATATTAAGTGCATATGCTTTAAACGTTTCTCGTGGTTACATTTTTTTAAGAGGAGAATACGTTCAAGCTGAATATATTTTAAAAAGATCTATACAAGAAGCCATAAAATTAGGTTATATTGGTTCTAATATTTTAGGGAGTGATTTTAATTTTGAATTAATTATACATACTGGAGCTGGTCGATACATTTGTGGAGAAGAAACAGCTTTACTAAATTCTTTAGAAGGTCGGAGAGCAAATCCTAGATTTAAACCACCGTTTCCAGGAGTGTTTGGTTTATGGGGAAAACCAACATGCGTTAATAATGTTGAAACATTATCAAACATTCCATGTATTATATTAAATGGTATTAATTGGTATAAAAGTTTATCGAATAGTATTGATACGGGTACTAAACTAATGGGATTTTCAGGAAAAGTAAACAATCCAGGTGTTTGGGAGCTACCTTTTGGTACTACTGCTCGTGAAATTTTAGAAGACTATGCTTGTGGAATGCAGTCGGGTTTATCTTTGAAAGCTTGGCAGCCTGGTGGTGCCGGTACAGATTTTCTAACTGAAATGCATTTAGATTTACCAATGGATTTTAATCATATTAGAAACGCCGGTAGTCGATTAGGAACAGCTCTTGCTATGGCTGTTGACCATAAAATAAACATGGTATCTCTAGTATATAATTTAGAAAAATTTTTTGCTCGTGAATCATGTGGTTTATGTACTCCATGTAGAGATGGACTTCCATGGATTGTTAAAATATTAAAAAGTTTAAAAGACAACCAAGGACAAAACAATGATATAAAAACTTTAGAACAATTATGTCTTCATTTAGGTCCAGGAAAAACATTTTGCGCTCATGCACCCGGGGCAATAGAACCTTTACAAAGTGCCATAAAATATTTTCGTCATGAGTTTGAAGCTGGAATTAATACAAAAAAAACAGATTTAAATAAAAAAATTATTGGAATTCAATCTAACCATTTTAGTTGAAATGTTTAAATTTTTATATACATTTATCTAAATAAAAGTTTTTGGAATTATTTTATCATGGCTATCATTTATGTAGATAAAAAAATATATGATGTTGATCCATCAGATAATTTGCTTCAAGCATGTTTATCAGTAGGTATCAACATTCCTTATTTTTGCTGGCATCCTTTATTAGGTAGTGTTGGAGCATGTCGTCAATGTGCTATAACACAGTATAATAATTTTGAAGATAATACAGGTCGCTTAGTTATGTCTTGTATGACTCCTGTTACAAATGGAGCTATCTTGTCTATTAATAATAGTGAATCAGAATTGTTTAGAAGTGCTATAATAGAACTATTGTTGACTAATCATCCACATGATTGTCCAGTATGTGAAGAAGGTGGCCATTGTCATTTACAGGATATGACTGTAATGAACAAACACAGTATACGTCATTATAGATTTAAAAAAAGAACACATAAAAATCAATATTTAGGATCTTTTATTAAGCATGAAATGAATCGCTGTATTACATGTTATCGTTGTGTTAGATACTATAATGATTATGCTGATGGTATAGATTTTGGTGTATATGGGGCTAATAATAATATTTATTTTGGACGTATAGAAGATGGTGCTTTAGAAAATGAACACTCAGGTAATTTAATAGAATTATGTCCTACTGGTGTATTTACTGATAAAACTCATTCTAAAAGATATAATCGTAAATGGGATATGCAATACGCTCCAGGAATATGTAATAATTGCAGTGTTGGTTGTAACATTAGTATCGGAGAACGTTATGGTGAAATACGTCGAATAGAAAATAGGTATCATGAAAATATAAACCATTATTTAATTTGTGATCTCGGTCGTTTTGGATATTTACACTATAATTTAAATACTCGTCCGAAACAACCTGTTCATCATGATAAAGAATCAACCATATTAAACTTTAAACAGGCTATAGAACTCGGGGTGACTTTTTTAAAACGGTATAAACGAATAATTGGTATTGGTTCTACTAGGTCAAGTATAGAAAATAATTTTGCTTTACAAGAACTAGTAGGAGAAGAAAATTTTTCTAATGGAATGTGCGAAAAAGAACAAAATTGTAGTAGATTGATTTTAAACGTTTTAAAAAATAATGATATATATATACCATCTTTAAAAGAAATTGAAAGTTATGATGTAATTTTAATTTTAGGAGAAGATTTAACACAAACATCTCCTCGTGTTGCTTTAGCAGTACGCCAAGCAGTTAAGAAAAAAGCACAAGATATTGCAAGTTTATATGGAATACCTAAATGGAATGTTTCTCCTCTTAAGCAAGTTGTAGAAGATCACAAAAATTCTTTGTATATTATGCATACGCATGAAAATAAATTAGATGATGTTTCTGAATG
The nucleotide sequence above comes from Buchnera aphidicola (Brachycaudus tragopogonis). Encoded proteins:
- the nuoE gene encoding NADH-quinone oxidoreductase subunit NuoE; amino-acid sequence: MSIKFILTNEEIKKIENEKKFYENARAVSIEALKIVQKKRGWISDQAIYAISEVLQINPSELEEVATFYSQIFRQPVGRNIIRYCDSVVCFITGYQQLKITLENYLNIKIGETTQDKRFTLLPVCCLGNCDKGPTIMINEDTHSFLTPESIPHLLESYK
- the nuoF gene encoding NADH-quinone oxidoreductase subunit NuoF; its protein translation is MKKILRLEETHPLTWRLRDDKKTIYIKEYCEKNGYLALKKALKNMLPEDIIKTIQESGLKGRGGAGFLTGLKWSLVSQSKFSTDCRYLVCNADEMEPGTYKDRLLIENIPHQLIEGMILSAYALNVSRGYIFLRGEYVQAEYILKRSIQEAIKLGYIGSNILGSDFNFELIIHTGAGRYICGEETALLNSLEGRRANPRFKPPFPGVFGLWGKPTCVNNVETLSNIPCIILNGINWYKSLSNSIDTGTKLMGFSGKVNNPGVWELPFGTTAREILEDYACGMQSGLSLKAWQPGGAGTDFLTEMHLDLPMDFNHIRNAGSRLGTALAMAVDHKINMVSLVYNLEKFFARESCGLCTPCRDGLPWIVKILKSLKDNQGQNNDIKTLEQLCLHLGPGKTFCAHAPGAIEPLQSAIKYFRHEFEAGINTKKTDLNKKIIGIQSNHFS